One segment of Pleomorphomonas sp. PLEO DNA contains the following:
- the map gene encoding type I methionyl aminopeptidase produces the protein MTITSEDELDGLKAIGRAVADAIAAMATAVRPGITTAELDEIAGRVLDEAGAIPAPKATYGFPGIACISVSEEIAHGIPGDRVLKVGDLINLDVSASKDGFFADSGASFAVSPVPAKLDRLCRDGRRAMWAGIGAVAPGRPLAGVGRAVGAFARKNGYTLVRNLGSHGVGRSLHEEPSDIATWPNPHERRVITDGLVFTVEPFLSLGAEWAEDGDDDWTLYSEPRAPTVQFEHTIVATRNGPLVVTLPS, from the coding sequence GGCTCAAGGCAATCGGCCGCGCCGTGGCCGATGCCATCGCCGCCATGGCCACCGCCGTCCGACCCGGCATCACCACAGCCGAACTCGACGAAATCGCCGGCCGCGTCCTCGACGAGGCCGGCGCCATACCCGCGCCGAAGGCGACCTACGGCTTCCCCGGCATCGCCTGCATCTCGGTCAGCGAGGAGATCGCCCACGGCATCCCCGGCGACCGGGTGCTGAAAGTCGGAGACCTCATCAATCTCGACGTTTCCGCCTCCAAGGACGGTTTCTTCGCCGACAGCGGCGCTTCCTTTGCCGTCTCGCCTGTTCCCGCCAAGCTCGACCGGCTGTGCCGCGACGGCCGGCGGGCCATGTGGGCCGGCATCGGCGCCGTCGCACCCGGACGGCCACTTGCAGGTGTCGGCCGTGCTGTCGGCGCGTTTGCCCGCAAGAACGGCTACACGTTGGTGCGCAATCTCGGCAGCCATGGCGTTGGCCGCTCGCTGCATGAAGAGCCGTCGGACATCGCCACATGGCCCAACCCGCACGAGCGGCGCGTCATCACCGACGGTCTCGTCTTCACCGTCGAGCCCTTTCTGTCGCTCGGCGCCGAATGGGCCGAGGATGGCGACGACGATTGGACGCTGTACTCAGAGCCGCGCGCACCGACCGTGCAGTTCGAGCATACCATCGTCGCAACGCGAAACGGGCCGCTCGTCGTCACGCTCCCTTCCTGA